The region TTTTATAAAGCAGATCAAGCAAGAAAAGGAAAAGGAACAGGACTTGGATTATCCATTGCCAAAAGTTTAATGGAAAAAATGAATGGAAGTCTCTCTGCGGAATTGAAAGAGAACCAATTATATATGATATGTGAGTGGAAAATCAAAGCACATAATACCCGGGGATAAATATAGCCGTTACATAAAGGGAGTGACGTACAATTAAGGGCATGCAACTTCGGGAACAGATAAAAAAGATAGGATTAATATTGTCAATCATTCCAATTGTTTGGGGAACTTTGTTGTGTTTTGAGGAAAATAAAACCGAAGCACACATAAATAATAAACTGCATGAAATTGACCAATATGTTCAAGCAAAACTGGAAAAGAACAATATTCCTGGTGCATCTATTGCGATTACTCATAATGATACGGTTATTTTTATAAATGGCTATGGAAGAACTGCAAATCATCATCGGATTACAGCGGATACGCCATTTCCTATCGCTTCATTAAGCAAAGCTTTTACAGCATTATCTGTCATGCAGCTTGTAGAGGAGGGAAAGATCGAATTAGATAAGCCTTTTAATGAATATGTACCATCGTTTAAAATAAACGATCCAAGAGGTTCGAAAATTACTCCACGGCATTTATTGAATCATACTAGTGGTTTAACTGATAAGGTGTACCCCGATATGACTCTTGATCCCCAGCCTCAATCATTTCAAGAAGTAATCCAGCTATTAAAAAATGTATCCCTCGCAAGTGAACCTGGAAAGGAATATCAGTACAATAACACGAATTATCAACTGCTTGCACTTCTCGTAGAGGTTGTTAGTAAAAAGAAATTTTCGGAGTATATGGAGCAACACATCTTTGCCTCATTAGGGATGAAACAAACCTTTAATGTCGCAAATACGAAAGAACTTAATAAAAGTAACAAAGTAGTTGGTGGGCATTATTTTTTATTTGGCAAACCAGTGGCCAAAGATGAACCGGATTGGTTTGTAGACGGGCCTGCAGGAATGGTTTCAAGTGCAAAGGATATGGCTAAGTGGTTACTTATACAATCAAACGATGGTATGCATAATAATAACCAGCTCCTTAGCAGCAACGGGATTCAAGCCATGCACATGCCGACAAGCTCTAAGATATCTTATGGAATGGGCTGGAATATCTTCGAGGATGATGAGGGTGAAAAACAGACCCAGCATAGCGGAATTTTATGGACATATAAATCAGAAGCATTGATATTGCCAACTGAAGGCTATGGAATTGTGATGCTATTCAATAGTGGATTGAATTCGTTTGTTGATTATTATTCCTTTATCGATGGCATAGCAAAAATTTTAACAAACCAATCACCGGATGAGACTTTTTATAACAATCAACTTTTTGAGATAGTAGCAGGGGCGTTAATTATCGTAGCCATTGTTTTGGGGATTCGCCAACTACTGCGTTTACATCGTGGGGTGGAGAAAGTTAAAACCCGACCAAAATGGCGGTCTGCACTTTATCTGGTGTTACGATTGATTCCTGTATGCTTATTGATTTTCTTGCCGAAACTGCTGACGTTTATTGGGGGTGGGAGAGTAATTAGCTGGGAAGGAATTATCCTGATGATGCCGAGCATTTTTATCTTGCTTGTAATTGTGTCATTATTCAATCTTATGATTGTTATTTTTCGAGTAATGTATAGATAATGGGATACCCATATAAGTGAACCATGACAGTATAGACTAGAAGAAACCATACGTAGGGAGGGTAAAATGAATAAGAACAATTTTTTAGAGGTGATTGAACAGTCAGATATCGCAAGCCATAAAGAATATCTAGGTCAAGTTTTGAGACCAGCAATTGATATATTAAAGAATAAAGATGCCAAACCACGATTGGGCTGCAGCCGTTTTGGTGGAGCCCCCGATTTACCGATTGGTAGCGAATGGCCTACCTATGAGGGGAAGCCTTATCGCTTCCTTGGTCAAATTAATTTTGCAGAAATTCCATCAACTGAAGCAAATTTGCCATCGAAAGGAATCCTAAGTCTTTTTGTAGCAGGTACTAATCCTGATGGTGACTGTTATCTGGAGACGTATGAGGACGGATATATTCATGCTATATACATCCCTGAATCTACGAAGCTAGAGACTATATTCCCGCTGCGTTCTGATATTGGCAAGCCTACTGTGATTGAGTTTTCCCCGACGATTGATATCCCTTATGACGAATACCAGGTGAATGATTGGCCTTTCGAGGAAGATCAGAATGACATATACACTGAAATACGTGATTCTTTACATAAAAGTTCAGATTATCTTCTAGGCTACCCTTCATATTGCTCACTAGCATATGATCCAACACCTGGAGCAGAATGGATTCCACTGCTAACAATTGATTCAGATGATGATCTTGAGTGGTGCTGGCATGACGGCGACAAATTGATGATATTTATCGAAACAGAACGACTGAGGAATTTAGATTTTAGTAGGCTAAAGTCTGATGCAGGCTAAAGGAAATTAATCTTATGTTTTTTAAGAGTGAGGTCTTACTCTCACTCTTTTTATGTATGTACATAACATTATGGAAGGTGATAATTAAAATGAAAGCAAATCAAATTATCCAGATTATGGATGATCGTCAACTCGCTCACTTCATAATTATATTAATATTAAAAATAATATACGTCAAACAACCGATTCGTCTAAATATAGAGCAATCGAGAAGAAACCTTACCTTATTTTTCGTGCTACTATGAGCTTATGAATCGGTAGTGTTCTGTTAACGCGCATGAAGAGAAGGAGGGGAAATATGAATAAAAAAGTTCAGAAAATCTCAGCGAATTTGTGGTTTGATACGCAAGCCGAAGATGCAGCCACGTTCTATACGTCTATCTTTAAAAATTCGAAGATCGGAAGAATAACTCGTCGTGGTAAAGAAGGGTATGAAATTCATGGTATAGCAGAGGGAACGGTAATGACCGTGGAATTTCAATTGGAAGAACAAAAATTCGTAGCGTTAAATGGTGGTCCGCAATTCAAATTCACAGAGGCAATATCTTTTATCGTTAATTGTGATGATCAAGAAGAATTGGACTATTATTGGGAAAGGCTTTCCGAAGGCGGGGATGAAACGGCTCAAGTGTGCGGTTGGCTGAAGGATAAGTACGGCGTGTCGTGGCAAATTATTCCCGCCATACTAACTGAGATGATAAGCGATCCTGACGTAGAAAAATCAGAAAGGGTTATGAAGGCCCTTCTCCAAACAAGTAAAATCGACATAGAAACATTAAAACAGGCGTATGAAGGCTAGGGGTGCTATAGGGATATTTATGCTGCCCAACAACAGATGTGGCTTGGACCCTATTAGAAATAGTGATGAGAAAGAAGAACATGAATTGTAAAATTAAACGTATGGTTTTTAAGGGGCTGTCCAGAAAGTCGATATAACTGACTTTACTGGCAGGCCGCCGTTTCACCCGAAGTACAGCCGGTGCATCGAGAAGCTGATACAGGAACATCTTCCCGCCTTCCTTAATCTAAATGGGTTAAAAAAAGAAGATGGCCAAAAACTTTTCGTTTTCGCCATCTTCTTTACTGTTTTAGGGACCTTTTAGACAGCCCCTTCTACCAGGGGGGACAGGAATGCTTGCCAAATCTCTTATTACTCGTTTTTATATTCCAACATTCTGAGTAGCATTACGACTGCTTCTGCTCGCGTTGTCGTATCGTTCGGGGAGAACTTGTTGTCGCCGCGGCCGCTGACAATACCTAGCTTACGCATTGCTTCGACCGCACCTTTCGCCCAATTTGGAATATCTTCGTCATCGGTAAAGCCGCTTCGTGCATTCGCGTCAAGGGATATCTCTTGCGCTCTTGCGATCATTGACGCCGTCTCCGCGCGAGTGATCGGTGCATCCGGACGCAAACTACCATCCTCGTACCCGCTTACGATACCCGCCTCTACGGCGAGAGCGACCGCTTGTTTGGCCCATGATCCGATCTTAGCCTGATCCTTGAAGGTAAGTGACGTGCCTGATCCCTCCAATTTCAGCGCACCCACCAACATGACCATAAATTCAGCACGGCTAATCGGGTTATCCGGTTTGAACGTTCCATCCGGATATCCGCTCACATGCTTTTGCGCTGCTGCGCGAATAATGGAGCGCTCGCCCCAATGACCGATAATGTCAGTGAACGTTGGCTCCGGCTGTTTAGGTGTTGCTTTGCTACCATCCTTTTTTATATCAACGGCCAGAACAGCAAATTTGGTAAAGTGGTCCACCTGTGCAGTGATCCATTCGTCGTTAATCTGTCCTCCTATCTCTACCCACCTTTTCTTTTCTTCATCATAATAGTAGAGAGCGATTTTCTGATTTTTGCCTACTTTAGCTGGATCGAATTTGATCGATAGTGTGACCGGCTTCTTAAAGTTATTGTTAAAGTTTTTCAAGACTTCAAAGGGTTGACTGACGAGCTGTTCTTGATCGGTTAAGGGGACAGACGTAGCAATCAGCTTTTCGATCGTGATACGCAGTTCTTGTTCAGCAGCCCCATTGGGAGCTTTAATGACGACCTCCCCGCCTAGATGTACTTCCCCGGAACTTCCAACCGGAATCGTAATGGTTCCATTAGTTGATGTAATGACACCAAGATTGTTGCCTGAACCACTACGACCATCACCGCCCAAACCACCTGAACCGCCCGAACCACCGTTGTTGCCTATGTTATTAATCGCAATTGTTTCCACCGCTTTGTTTCCGGCATTGTCCCGCGCATACACCGTGTATGTTCCATTCTTCTTGACCTCAAAGCTGCTGGTAAAGCTGGTTCCACCGCCGGTTGAAAAGTAGGATAGAGGCTGCGCTCCGCTCGCCCACTTCGTCAATTCGAGTCCACTATGCGAGTCATCAATTTTCGCTGTGATTGTAGCGTTCTGATTTGCTGAAGAGGATGTTAAGTGGATAGTGGGCGGCGATTGATCCACATTGAAACTATCCGAATGATAGAGTGATTCATATTCATTCTCATCCTTAAAACGAACATGTAAAACCAAGCTTCCGGTCTCTGAAGATGTAGAAATCGTATCTCCGCTGGAAAATTCTTGCCAGCCGCTGGAATTCGGCTGCTCTTCTGTTTTTGTCCATTGGTAAGCTTGTGTACCAGCAATATATGACACAACCTCTACATCAGTAGAATGAGTTGGCGCCCAGTTTGAATGACCCTTTGGTTGGAAAGATACAGACACGATTTCTTTATATCCGAAATTATGTGAGGAGGCGTAATTGCGGATATTCTCGTAACCGACCATGATCAATGTAGGGTTGCCCATAAACGCTTGTTGATCTATGCTGGTTACAAGAGCCGGAATGGTCACGTTCGTTACATTCTTGCTTTTAAATGCGTTTTCCCCAATGGCAGTTACGATTAAATCAGCATCGCTTACCTTTGAAGGAATGACAATATTCCCTCCGCTTCCCTTATAGGAAACAATGGTCGCCGTCCCATCTTTATTATCTGCGTATTCAAAATCTCCATCGTAACTGACCACAATGGTTTCCACCGCTTCGTTCCCGACATTGTCCCGCGCATATACGGTATATGTTCCGTTATCCGTAACGTTAAAGCTTTTGGTAAAGCTAGTTCCGCCGCCGGCTGAGAAGTAGGATAGAGGCTGTGTTCCGCTTGCCCACTTCGTTAATTGGAGTCCGCTATGCGGATCATCAATGGTAGCTGTTATGGCCACATTCTGATTGGATGGGGAGGATGCTCCCGTGCTTAACTGGATAACGGGCGGCGATTGATCCACATTGAACCTGTTCGAATAATAGAATGATTCATATCCATTCCTATCTTTAAAGCGAACATGCAAAACCAAGCTCCCGGCCTCTGAAGGTGTAGAAATCGTATCTCCGCTTGAAAATTCTTGCCAGCCGCTGGAATTCGGTCTAGCTTCTGCTTTTGTCCATTGGTATGCCTGTATGCCAGTGATATAGGATGACACAACATCCACATCAGTTGAGTGAGATTGCGCCCAGCTTGAATCGCCATTTGGCTGGAAAGATACGGACACGATTTCCTTATAGCCAAATCCTTGTGAGGAAGCGTAATTTTTGATATTCTGGTAACCGACCATGATCGGGGATGAGTTATTGTTAAAAGAATTTGTAGAAATTCTCGTCGATGGTCCTTCGATAATGGCTTCCGTTAGCCTGTTATTCAAAAAAGCAACTTCATCTATGCTGTTTACACGGGCCGGAATGGTCACACTCGTTAATTCGTTATGCGCAAAAGCCAGATAACCTAAGCTGGTTACACTGTCTGGAATGGTCACACTCGCTAATCTGTTATTAGTAAAGGTACCTTCACCTATTTTGGTTACACGATTCGGAATAGTCACGCTTGTTAATTGATTACGAGCAAAAGCATAAGGGCCTAAGCTAGTTAAATCGGCCGGAAGCGTCACGCTCGTTAATCGGTTATCCTCAAAAGCACCATAACCTATCGTGGTTACACTGTCCGGAAGTGTCAGGCTTCCTAACTGGTTTTTTTGAAAAGTACGTTCGCCCATGCTGATTAAATTGCCCAGAATGGTGACGTTCGTTAATTGGTTTTCGCTAAACGCATATCCACCTATGTGGGTTACACTGTCTGGAATGGTCACGCTCGTTAATTGATTAATCGAAAAAGCATGATCATGTATGGTGATTACGCTGTCCGGAATGGTCACGCTCGTTACATTCCTTCGAGAAAAAGCGCGAGTCCCTATTTCAGTCACTGTCAAATCGCTAGAAGGGCCCACCTTTGAAGGAATGACAACATCCCCTCCGCTTCCATTATAAAAAGTAATCTTTGCCGTTCCATTACTGTTCTCCGTGTACGTAAAATCCCCATGTGTTGCCGCCTTCGCTTCGCGCATGCCCGTTCCCGACCAAATACCAAGCAAAAGCACCATTAGTACTGCAGACCATGCTGCTATTTTGCACCCTTTACTGCCACCTTTTTTCACTCTGAATCTCACTCCTCCAATTTCATTACTAGTAGAATTGGCCCTCAGAAGCAGGACAGCTCCGGAAGAACGCAAAGTCGCTAACTATGTCACAAATAGCAAGAACGTAAAATCTATATCAATTTTCTGCTTCATTATATCAATTCATTCGTATGCATAAAGAAAGTTAAAGAAAACTTTAACATCATAGAAGATGGACACGCAGCATAAAAAAGAGGCTCGCGTTCGAGCCTCTTACCCTGTTGTGAACCTATAACCGATGCCTCGTACCGTAACGATCCATTTAGGATCAGACGGGTCGGATTCTATCTTCTTGCGGAGATTGCTGATATGAACTGCCACTGTTCTTGTATCTTCTAAGTAGTTCGTGCCCCAAATCTGTTGAAGCAGCGTCGAAGAATCAATAATCTGATTAGGCGATTGCGCCATATGGGCCAGTAAGCCGAATTCTTTCTTGGACAGCTCTACGAATTGACCATCCAGATAAACATTCTGCGTGACAAAATCGAGCGTCATCCCGGGAAACTCCAAATACCGATCTGTGGCGATAGCGGACGTACGTCGCAGGTGCGCCTTGATTTTGGCAATCAACACTTTCGGACTGATCGGTTTCGTCACGTAGTCGTCTCCACCATCGGTCAGTGCACGGATTTTCACTTCGTCTTCCTGTCTGCTGCTCAGAAAAATAATGACTGCGCTCGTCACGTTGCGCACCGTCTGGCACCACTGTATGCCGTTCTCATTAGTCAGCATAATATCGAGCACAATCAAATCCGGTCTGAATTTTTCAACAAGCTTACTTGCTGCGTCGCAGTTGTGGGCTGCGGCAACCTGAAACCCTTCATTCTCGCAATACGCTCGAATTATTTCACAGAGGTGAAGATCATCGTCTACAATGAGTATTTTGCTATGTTTCATCGTGTTCACCCGCCTTGCTCCATTTCATTGGTCATGACCGGCAAAGCAATAAAAAAGGAGCTTTCAGCTTTGCCTGTGCTTTCTGCCCATATTTTCCCTTCGTGAGCTTCGACGATTTCCTTGGCAATTGCCAGGCCTAAGCCGCTCCCCATCGAAGTTTGCTCAAACCCAGAAGGATAATGTTTGTAATTTCGTTCGAAGATGCGCTCCAGATGCTCTGGTTGGATGCCGCTTCCTGTGTTCTTCATTTCGATCACCGCATACTTAGCCCCATCTATCTCCCAAAAGGATAATGATAACGCAATCATTCCTCTGCGCGGCGTAAATTTCAACGCGTTAGTCATTACATTGGACAACGCTTGCTCATATCGAAGTGGGTCCGCATACACGTGCAAAGAAGTGTCTTCGTGATCGGGGGGCAGTGAAATGGTCAGTTTCCCATTTAGTTCCGCATCTTTAATAACCCATTCATATTGCTGCCAAAATTCGCGGATAAACGATTGCATTGGTACCGCGCGCATTGCAAAAGAAATTTGACTCGTCTCCAGATGCGACAGGAATGAGAGGTCCTCTATCATACGGTTAAGCCATACCGTCTTGTCGTAAACAAATTTTAAGTAGGTCTGGGATTTTTCTGGCTTTACGTTATCCTGCACTGCTTCGACATAACCGAGCATCGTAGAAAGCGGAGCTTTCAAATCGTGCGTAATATAGGATAACAATTTCTTGCGCCCTTCCTCCGAACGCAGCAATTG is a window of Aneurinibacillus sp. REN35 DNA encoding:
- a CDS encoding response regulator transcription factor: MKHSKILIVDDDLHLCEIIRAYCENEGFQVAAAHNCDAASKLVEKFRPDLIVLDIMLTNENGIQWCQTVRNVTSAVIIFLSSRQEDEVKIRALTDGGDDYVTKPISPKVLIAKIKAHLRRTSAIATDRYLEFPGMTLDFVTQNVYLDGQFVELSKKEFGLLAHMAQSPNQIIDSSTLLQQIWGTNYLEDTRTVAVHISNLRKKIESDPSDPKWIVTVRGIGYRFTTG
- a CDS encoding serine hydrolase domain-containing protein, whose amino-acid sequence is MSIIPIVWGTLLCFEENKTEAHINNKLHEIDQYVQAKLEKNNIPGASIAITHNDTVIFINGYGRTANHHRITADTPFPIASLSKAFTALSVMQLVEEGKIELDKPFNEYVPSFKINDPRGSKITPRHLLNHTSGLTDKVYPDMTLDPQPQSFQEVIQLLKNVSLASEPGKEYQYNNTNYQLLALLVEVVSKKKFSEYMEQHIFASLGMKQTFNVANTKELNKSNKVVGGHYFLFGKPVAKDEPDWFVDGPAGMVSSAKDMAKWLLIQSNDGMHNNNQLLSSNGIQAMHMPTSSKISYGMGWNIFEDDEGEKQTQHSGILWTYKSEALILPTEGYGIVMLFNSGLNSFVDYYSFIDGIAKILTNQSPDETFYNNQLFEIVAGALIIVAIVLGIRQLLRLHRGVEKVKTRPKWRSALYLVLRLIPVCLLIFLPKLLTFIGGGRVISWEGIILMMPSIFILLVIVSLFNLMIVIFRVMYR
- a CDS encoding leucine-rich repeat protein, giving the protein MKKGGSKGCKIAAWSAVLMVLLLGIWSGTGMREAKAATHGDFTYTENSNGTAKITFYNGSGGDVVIPSKVGPSSDLTVTEIGTRAFSRRNVTSVTIPDSVITIHDHAFSINQLTSVTIPDSVTHIGGYAFSENQLTNVTILGNLISMGERTFQKNQLGSLTLPDSVTTIGYGAFEDNRLTSVTLPADLTSLGPYAFARNQLTSVTIPNRVTKIGEGTFTNNRLASVTIPDSVTSLGYLAFAHNELTSVTIPARVNSIDEVAFLNNRLTEAIIEGPSTRISTNSFNNNSSPIMVGYQNIKNYASSQGFGYKEIVSVSFQPNGDSSWAQSHSTDVDVVSSYITGIQAYQWTKAEARPNSSGWQEFSSGDTISTPSEAGSLVLHVRFKDRNGYESFYYSNRFNVDQSPPVIQLSTGASSPSNQNVAITATIDDPHSGLQLTKWASGTQPLSYFSAGGGTSFTKSFNVTDNGTYTVYARDNVGNEAVETIVVSYDGDFEYADNKDGTATIVSYKGSGGNIVIPSKVSDADLIVTAIGENAFKSKNVTNVTIPALVTSIDQQAFMGNPTLIMVGYENIRNYASSHNFGYKEIVSVSFQPKGHSNWAPTHSTDVEVVSYIAGTQAYQWTKTEEQPNSSGWQEFSSGDTISTSSETGSLVLHVRFKDENEYESLYHSDSFNVDQSPPTIHLTSSSANQNATITAKIDDSHSGLELTKWASGAQPLSYFSTGGGTSFTSSFEVKKNGTYTVYARDNAGNKAVETIAINNIGNNGGSGGSGGLGGDGRSGSGNNLGVITSTNGTITIPVGSSGEVHLGGEVVIKAPNGAAEQELRITIEKLIATSVPLTDQEQLVSQPFEVLKNFNNNFKKPVTLSIKFDPAKVGKNQKIALYYYDEEKKRWVEIGGQINDEWITAQVDHFTKFAVLAVDIKKDGSKATPKQPEPTFTDIIGHWGERSIIRAAAQKHVSGYPDGTFKPDNPISRAEFMVMLVGALKLEGSGTSLTFKDQAKIGSWAKQAVALAVEAGIVSGYEDGSLRPDAPITRAETASMIARAQEISLDANARSGFTDDEDIPNWAKGAVEAMRKLGIVSGRGDNKFSPNDTTTRAEAVVMLLRMLEYKNE
- a CDS encoding VOC family protein → MNKKVQKISANLWFDTQAEDAATFYTSIFKNSKIGRITRRGKEGYEIHGIAEGTVMTVEFQLEEQKFVALNGGPQFKFTEAISFIVNCDDQEELDYYWERLSEGGDETAQVCGWLKDKYGVSWQIIPAILTEMISDPDVEKSERVMKALLQTSKIDIETLKQAYEG
- a CDS encoding YwqG family protein, which gives rise to MNKNNFLEVIEQSDIASHKEYLGQVLRPAIDILKNKDAKPRLGCSRFGGAPDLPIGSEWPTYEGKPYRFLGQINFAEIPSTEANLPSKGILSLFVAGTNPDGDCYLETYEDGYIHAIYIPESTKLETIFPLRSDIGKPTVIEFSPTIDIPYDEYQVNDWPFEEDQNDIYTEIRDSLHKSSDYLLGYPSYCSLAYDPTPGAEWIPLLTIDSDDDLEWCWHDGDKLMIFIETERLRNLDFSRLKSDAG